Within the Thermococcus sp. CX2 genome, the region CACAAGCTTCGCCCGGTCTTTTTCCACGAACTTCGCCGTGGGTGGGAAGTAGTACCATACGTATTCGGTGTTGGTGTCCCCGTGTCCAATGAAGCGCCAAGGCTTGTCATCGACCCAGATGAAAATTTCATCTCCATATTTTTTCCGAACCAGTTTAAAGGCCTCGTCTATCGTCAGTTCCCTTCCAAATACAATAACATCGTCAAAGAGGTCGTATATTCCGAGGGTCTTCAGCCTCTTCACCTTCATCCCGTCTATGAAGTCCTCCGCCGAGAAGGAGATTACAATGTGGCCCTCCTCCTTGAGCTTTCTGAGTAGCTCAGGAGAATCATCCAGCGGTCTAGTCAGCTTAGCTCTCTCCTCAAACCACGTCTCCATGAACTTCGTCCTAAGGAAGAAGGGAGGCTTTGATTTCTTTTTATGACTCCCAAAGGTGGGTCTCTCAAAGTACATCTCGATTCTGGTGAGCACCTTTGCCCAGAATCCTTTGAATGGAAGCCAACGGTAGCGCTTCTCCAGTGCACGCTTAAAGGCCTCCTCAATGCACGAGTAAGTATCCGCGAGCGTTCCGTCGAAATCAAAGGCAATTATCACCATTCTCCCCCCGCCGGAATGAAGGCCTCACGGCCTTTAAGCTTTTTCTCATATTGGTACTTCATCGAGCTCCAC harbors:
- a CDS encoding HAD family hydrolase, with amino-acid sequence MIIAFDFDGTLADTYSCIEEAFKRALEKRYRWLPFKGFWAKVLTRIEMYFERPTFGSHKKKSKPPFFLRTKFMETWFEERAKLTRPLDDSPELLRKLKEEGHIVISFSAEDFIDGMKVKRLKTLGIYDLFDDVIVFGRELTIDEAFKLVRKKYGDEIFIWVDDKPWRFIGHGDTNTEYVWYYFPPTAKFVEKDRAKLVLIPHLHVIRDLWSLFDVIERVKQERSLE